One Oncorhynchus clarkii lewisi isolate Uvic-CL-2024 chromosome 28, UVic_Ocla_1.0, whole genome shotgun sequence genomic region harbors:
- the LOC139387530 gene encoding GTPase IMAP family member 7-like, with protein MSLPMTPVTLAISASGADTDAADVRLLLVGPKRTGKSSCGNTILGRKAFDTRGGGTSTAASGTAAGHDVTVIDARGWGFSEDSVPREEKIELLRALSLCSPGPHVVFLVIPLLDFTEMERQAAERRMEVMTSSVWRHTMVLFTFGDRLKGRGRSLEQHIQSGGLALQWLMEKCRYRCHVLDNKEGQWDGKEGRGQVEALVSRVKDMLQENGGWHFSLHMYHRLEEEWSRREQELRERMEGEGDED; from the coding sequence ccgACACAGACGCCGCCGACGTTCGCCTTCTCCTGGTAGGACCTAAACGCACAGGCAAGAGCTCCTGTGGCAACACCATACTTGGACGTAAAGCCTTCGACACCAGAGGGGGCGGGACTAGCACTGCGGCCAGTGGAACCGCAGCCGGTCATGACGTCACCGTGATTGATGCCCGGGGCTGGGGCTTCTCAGAAGACTCCGTCCCCAGGGAGGAGAAGATAGAGCTGCTAAGAGCCCTGTCGTTGTGTAGCCCCGGTCCCCACGTTGTCTTCCTAGTGATTCCCCTACTGGACTTCACCGAGATGGAGAGGCAAGCGGCGGAGAGGCGCATGGAGGTCATGACCTCTAGTGTGTGGAGGCACACCATGGTGCTCTTCACTTTCGGCGACCGACTGAAGGGGAGGGGGCGAAGCCTGGAGCAGCATATCCAATCTGGGGGCCTAGCACTGCAGTGGCTGATGGAAAAGTGCAGGTACAGGTGCCACGTGTTGGATAACAAGGAAGGACAGTGGGATGGAAAGGAGGGAAGGGGTCAGGTGGAGGCATTAGTGAGCAGGGTGAAGGACATGTTGCAGGAGAACGGGGGATGGCACTTCTCCCTTCACATGTATCACAGGCTGGAGGAAGAGTGGAGCCGGAGAGAGCAGGAgctgagggagaggatggagggagagggagatgaagattga